A window of Poecilia reticulata strain Guanapo linkage group LG7, Guppy_female_1.0+MT, whole genome shotgun sequence genomic DNA:
GCAAccaacattagattttttttaaaacacaatcaaGCAAAGATCTGATAAGGCCACAACATGAttagataaaatgtaaagactCAAATGTTTCCATCAGACCTGCAAGGCAGAGATGagaggaggaagcagaggaaTTTTCtggagaaacaataaataaaggtgTATCAAAACATTCAACCAAAACGCAAccctaaatgaaataaatagaaaggGAGTTTCTCCATCATCtcaagtaataaaaataaaatgtaaacactttaAATGTGCAGAGCTGGTTCTTTAAATGCAGCAGACCGATAGTCGTTATTAAAGGCCGAGTAAAATTTGATGACGATACAGTTTTGAAAATTATAAAAGGCCTTTAACCTTccaatttaataaacaaaagcaattaaaagaaactataaaataaatatgcattactaaatttaaaatttttctgaaacaaacctTGTctgtgaccgtttcactaaatgtttttctaatttctgtGTTCTGtataaaaagctattttctgGGCTcttgtataaaaatatacttATCATGTAACAGTCATCTTTGTTTACTTCTCATGTGCAACAGGGTGCAGCCGTCTGTCTCTCTCCGCTCACTGAAAGTTAAGCTGAGTCTTAGCTTTCTTGAGTCCATTCATGTGAGCGTTTGTttccttggagctgcagccaTCACTGTCCTCGCCTTCGTTGTTGGTGCACCAGCTGGGTTTCAGAGGAGTCAGCTCAGGTGCTATGACATCTCCATCCTACAGgtaagaaacaaatgtttggtATGAGATTTGCAAGAATGCAGAGCCTCCAGAATTAAAACACCAGTAAAAGGTTGGGTAGTTTTAccattattaaattaaatgcaaatgttaacTTATTTTTACTATAACACCCATCTATACCACCATCAGGCACTGGTGTATTGTTCCAGTTTTGcttgtatccatccatccatattactataaatgtatttgagagtgctgctgcaaaaaaatgGGACAAAACTGCCAGAACACTTTGAGCTTTCAGTGTGTGCTTTCTTGAAGTGCAAACATGGCGCATGGGTTATGAGCGCTGAACAAACACGCAAAacagtatctgatggggaaatgCAAATCAACATAACAGGATCATATAGTTTGTTCCATTTCCAAAAACCAGTCTGAAAAATTGTAAGATTGAGAAAAGCCTGCGGCTTCATGAGCAGAAGATGGTAGAACTACAACATGTTCATCTTTATGAGGGTTTTTGTCATAGTATGACTAAATTAAAGAGTAATATCTTAAGTTGTGTCAACAACAAATGTGCGTCGTGttcattagtttattttttttatagaaagttactaaaaaaagtaacatctgacataatgcatattaaggtttATTGGGTTTAGTTAATACTTTGAACTAATAGGCCTCTGACACCATCCATACATATTGAGTAGTGCTCTGTTACTGCAGAGCCttagaaaaggaggaaaatctgctttttaatgttataacataacattaaaatgttaaatatctgACCAACTGTTTATGCCATGCAGTCTGCAGAAATACCTGAGGCTTTGAGAAGTTCCTGTCCATGCACCACTGAACAAAGTGCTTCTTGGCGGCCTCCAGGGTTCTCTCATCCGTCTTCTTACAGTACACCCTGACCAGCTGTTCAGCAAAGTGCTCTGGGAGAAGTTTAGATACCTACAAGGAATGACGGCACCACATAAATTATCTTTGGTAATTAAGTTCAAAACAGAGGCAGAAAAATTTTAGACATTTATGTCAAACTGCTGTCTTTGGGGGTAATAACTTTCAGATCGATTCCTGGTCCAAAATGGCTAAATCAAGTGGCTAATCTTGTTAGCAAGCAAATAGGTTCTACAGAGGCCTGATAATGAAAGAGGTACAGTGGATTTGATTTTACGTTAAATCTTTACCtggtttttattgatttttatggCTTTTGTTGGGTCATCCTTGCAGTAAAAACGAACGTTATTGATGGGGTTCTTTTCCTTCATCCCATAGTCCATCATGATAACCTACAAGAAAAGAATAtttcaccaaataaaaacagacaaaaaaccTCAActgttttcccccaaaaaattaACTCCTAAAGTTTTgcagaaatagatttttttttttttttttttacaaaactcaCGCTGACAACAAAGTCCTCTGGCTTAAGATCAACATCATGAGAGCCACTGTGGGGAATGGACTGAGCCAAATCTGCCTCCCAGCTGTGAATATTTTCCTTAAGGTAAGAAAATAATTGATAAAGTGAGAAGACATCTCTATTTAAACATTAagatgaaacacaaaaactagTGCAGTAAATCtgagtttttataaattatttttcattatttctgctCCTTTTAGTTTATTTCCCAGTTTCCAGAATGTAACTTAATGCAGCCCGACAGtgtgtaatttcaaaatatgcaaacaatTCAGGCATCTTAGCCTTCTAATTacttacatttacaaaacagctgtCCAATTACAAACAAACCTGAGTGACGGTCAAGGCTTTGTCCGGCTGGGTTTGCCCCAGACACTTGTAGAGTTTCCGGCAGATGATTTTGTGCAGTATCATCTTTGCTTCTGCAAGCTCTGGAGAGGATGAGTTCAGGATCTGTTCAAACACGTTATCtacaaaacaaagagagagaagaaaaagttATGTCAACTCAAGAAACTTATCCAATTCATTGAGACAGATAACCACAAGAGAAAACTTGAAATTAATGGTAAAAGACCATTAACTTCAAGACTGGCATACCTTTGTGTTCATGGTTTTTCTAAATTATAGTCATGGAGCCTAATTTACATTTGACAAGTATTATACCACCTCTCATTTAAGAAAAAGATGCAATGAAGGGAAAACAACTATATACTAAAAAGGTAAGTGACAAATGCAGCAGGTCATATTCTGACTTCACACTTTAAAGAGTCACATATAGGGACATGTGACTGACAGTTTATGTTACATCAACAGATCTGAGTAAGGAGTCACTATGACTGGCTGCATAGAGATGTGAAACACAGCGAGTCAGCTCTATAGAAAAAGATGCatcttaatacatttaaaactctttaaaaatatatttcagggaatccattaaaaaaagtgaaataactttCTTTACTGATTCGCTACGCAAAATGTGACATCTCTTACAGCAAATACAAAACTAAATGGTAATAAATTGGATTGCATAAGCAATCTAAAGATTTTTTCTTAAGGAAATTAGACAAATCCAGTGAACGGGCTGTAgctttgatttttcttcatgTAAAGTTGCTCTAGTTTAATTTTGTATACAGATGTTACACAATTGGAGAGCTACTTCAATGACTGCTGTATCCCAGGTGcacaaaggaataaaaaaaaatgcttgtgtCACTTTAAACAGTGAATGCAAACTTCTGGTTTTAACAGTATGTGTACAATCACAGGTATTGGAATAAATACTTAGTAGGATATTATATTCCAAGTGCCAAATTATGTATGTTGCCTGCTGGATGGGTTTTCACTTTCTTCAAtggaaatgtaaattttttgtaGCTGAGATGTTAAAGCTCAAACAGTAGTTGGGACACTGATGAAGGAAAATAACgaacagaaacatggattaatCATCATCATTGCATTATTCAACAACACTATTATTActacatgtttttatcatattgTGCTGTCTTAAAATCAACCCATGGCTTATCACAATCTATGATTTATTACCTCACAGCATATGTTTCAAAGGCTCATTCAGCTTTGACTAAAAGATTACATGTAAATTTACAGTGTTTATTTCTGACCTGTCAGCTTTGTGTAGGCCACCATGTCATCAATGGCTGTGGACAGAGTGAAGATTTTCCCCTCAGAACCTTCAACATGGATGTGCTGATCcgcttttaaaaatgcttctgtGATCCTGTGGATGTAGATCAAACTTATGAGGACTTCAGGAAAAACTGCTACATGGTCCAAGAAGGAAAAATCACAGTAACtgagcaaaagaaaagagaaataactCACATTGTCTCGATGATGTTGCCCACTTTGTGCTGGTAGGCTCTTCTGTGGAGACAGTTCCTAGTGTGGAACATGTCGTACAGATTGCCCACCTCCTGTTTAAAACCACATCCTGAATGTTAGTGACCgactttcacattttctaacctgttaattaagaaattaaaaaataaaattacacctTGTCTCTTGTGCAGATGTGCTTCTGCCCATCCACTTCACAGACCCTTGCAAATTTTAGGAAGCGCCGATAATCAAAATTGTTCTGGATGCCTAAATGATAGCAATCCCTGAGGACAGAGAgcgaaacaaaaacattatacaATAAGAATTGTATAATATATGCAATAGGAACATAATTCACATTAAATGTTGATTTAGCATTGAACTGTCAAATCCAAACAGTTCCCCACCTTGCAAAATAATCCCATTTATCCACATCAATACCGTTATTCTTGTTGGCGACAATCTCATAGAGGAAGGACTTGTCTTTAGAACGGCCTTTGTACGGCCActgtggagaagaaaaaaaaaactaatgagtTCAtcattggtaaatattgatttaGGAGGCTGAAACATATGCTTTATGATTCAGGTGTGGTCATTTATGACGTCAATCCCTCTTCAACAAACACACTTGAAAATCCACATCAGTCCAAACACCTGTTGTATTACCCTTTTACTGTAAACATGTCCTGAAACTTTCCATCCAATGGATTGTGGTGGGTTTTGGTACTGCAACTAATGCCACCAgattctttcatttaaattcaatttaatgtTGGAGACAATATAAATAATAGATGGACATTTACGTTTGTCTGTGGAATTCTGCTGTGGTACattgatggagctgctgacttaatttggattaaacaaaagtgcaaataattgatattcattttaattgtatattttgatttgttgtttaagactagttgtgggtttaagtaGTGTTTCACTGGGGATGTTTCCCCGTAACGTATAATTACAGAGTGatctttttaaatgtcctgtcagcttaacatcttttaatacaaaaacacggtggaccacCGGTGGACAGCCTTGGcaccccgaccaccgggcttagcaaattttctgggggaaaccttgcatTATGTGTTGTAGTTTGGTTCTTATGTCCTGGATCGCTACTGCTGATGTGATCACATGACTGTCACATGATTTAAAATAGTGGTGTGCATAGCTTAACCGTTTTATAAAAGAGCCAAGAACTAGAAACGTCACCTCTGTGATTTGGAACAGTGGGGGTTGCTGCaagttttattatgttaaattaaagacattttataatCTTACTTTTATAGCCATGTGAACTTAAAAAATCCTAAAGCATTTTGGAGATTTAATTTGGGGGACAAAAATGCCATCAGAGTGCTTTACCTTTGCAATTTTGGGccacaaagtaaaaagtttGGACTCCACTGGGTAGGATTTTATAAGGCCCAAACTTGAgaagattaaataatttttttagacttttcagAAACTATGAATGTTGCAATAACACAGCCAGGAATAGTGATACAGAGTGTGCGCAGTTTGGTGTCTTCAACACATTGATCACCTTTTTTCCTCGACCTGAGCTGCTCTCTGTCGGTCCTGCGATCTGCTCCTTGATAAAGTCCAGGTCCTCTGGCAGCACCAGACCGTGCTCCTCCATGACCGGTCTCAGGCGGTTGTCAGCCACAAGGtagtcaaacatttttagagaGGCAGCCTCGTGCTGCAAGATACAAAAACgtatttaaaaaaggaacaggttcaacatcataaaatcagcagaatgtgaACGGATGACGACTTCCGGTTTGAACAGAAGGAGCTCAGCTGATATTACAGATAACAGCAGCTGTTGCAAACTCTTCTTTTACTCACGTTTGTAAAGACTCTGTATAGTCGTTCTCAAGTCTGTATCAGTCTGGGCCATAAAATGCGCCGTTACCTCAACAACTGACATTAACAGCTTTGTGCAGAAGCCCTGGCTGACAGAAATGCTTACCTTCCTCAATTAAAATCTTCAGATCTATAAATTCACAATATGGTTGAATCCAGCAGGCAGGACTTTCTGGCATACTTGAGTTTTTACatctattaaaacatttatgttgtaGTAAACTGGCTTCCACACAGTGGTCCAAGTCTTTTTCCCCACCAAGCTAATACTTCAAACCATCTTCCCTGTGAAATGACCAAAAAGCACAGATATAAATGGAAGATCTTTGTTCCTGATTTAATGTGGTGGAAAATTGATCAGGATAATTATAATATTATGGTCATGCctttattttaatgacaaatgTCAGTTGTATACCAACAACAGCAGTCATTTGATTTACAGCTGAACTCTTACAGTGTGACTTTTTTGACATCTCCTTAGCTGCCAAATTATTTGGTTGTGACTCATAATTACAGCTGAAATTGGCTTCAACCAAACAAGGAACACCCTGTCTTGATACTGGTGAGCAAACAGACAAGAAAAACCAGACCATGCACCTCGTGGAGaggaaaaatagaagaaaaataaataaataaataagtcttACCTTCCAGTTAATTCCTGGACGTGCTTTGGGTATAAACATGCCATCGAACATATGTGAAAAAGGTCCATGTCC
This region includes:
- the samhd1 gene encoding deoxynucleoside triphosphate triphosphohydrolase SAMHD1, coding for MASRKRSMGPAASSDEEFKTPEKGVSVVRGSPPDSGFMRWGVEETCQYLQREGLDEWKDKFRAEKITGVGLRYLKDEDLEKIGIKCLGDRLQILHSLRKLWQIGAEPSKVFNDPIHGHVELHPLLIKIIDTPQFQRLRNIKQLGGTYHVFPGASHNRFEHSIGVGYLAGRLVQALNEKQPELLISRRDILCVQIAGLCHDLGHGPFSHMFDGMFIPKARPGINWKHEAASLKMFDYLVADNRLRPVMEEHGLVLPEDLDFIKEQIAGPTESSSGRGKKWPYKGRSKDKSFLYEIVANKNNGIDVDKWDYFARDCYHLGIQNNFDYRRFLKFARVCEVDGQKHICTRDKEVGNLYDMFHTRNCLHRRAYQHKVGNIIETMITEAFLKADQHIHVEGSEGKIFTLSTAIDDMVAYTKLTDNVFEQILNSSSPELAEAKMILHKIICRKLYKCLGQTQPDKALTVTQENIHSWEADLAQSIPHSGSHDVDLKPEDFVVSVIMMDYGMKEKNPINNVRFYCKDDPTKAIKINKNQVSKLLPEHFAEQLVRVYCKKTDERTLEAAKKHFVQWCMDRNFSKPQDGDVIAPELTPLKPSWCTNNEGEDSDGCSSKETNAHMNGLKKAKTQLNFQ